The Nitrospirota bacterium genome segment TTCTCCGTGGCCCGCTCGAACTGGCGCCGCTCCTCCTCCGCCTTGATCCGGAGCCAGTCGTCCCGGTTGATGACGCCCTTCTCCAGCAACACGTCCTCCAGCGGCGTGCTCTCCACGGCCAGGCTCCTCCCCTCCGTCGGCCGTTCCCCTTGTGGTTTCGGTAGCTCTTCGTGGCCTTCCGACAGGGACTTCGGCTCGGTCACCGAGACCGGCGGCGCCTGTATCGTCGGCCCCTGGATGACTGTTTCTTCCGCCCTTCCCGTCCCCGGCACGAAGCACCATGCCAGCGCAATCCCGAATGCCATCCCAGAGACAATCCGCTTCGTTCGCTGCCTTCTCTGCCTCATCCTCGCCCCCTCTCCTGCCTGACTTGGATACCGCCGCCACACGGATGGAACGAGCCCGATTGTCAAGGTTGGATGGGGGTTTTACTCAGGAATCATGACGGAGCCATTTCCGGTTTGTTACAAGTTCGTTAACAATCCCTCGCCTTTTGAAAATGGCAGAGGGGCTCAACAGGAACATGAACGGCGGAGCTTTAACAGGGTGTTAACGGGGTCGCGATGGGGTCGTTAACGGAAGCGGCTAGGGTGTAGGGCCGTGCCCCTGGAGATCATCCAGATCATCGAGGACGAGCCCCTGCACGCGCAGTTGCTGGACCACACGCTTCGGGAGGCCCGGTACCGAACCAACGTCGCGCACCATGCACTGACCGGCCTGGACGACGTCAGACGGCTCAATCCGGCCCTGATCCTGCTGGACGTGATGCTGCCCGAAATAGACGGCTACGAGGTGTGCCGGAGGCTGCGGGATGACCCGGGGACCCAGGCCACTCCGATCATCATGATCTCGGCGCTGGGCGGAGAGGAACATCGGCTGGGGGGATTCAGGCTGGGGGCGGACGATTACGTCGTGAAGCCTTTCAGCCCGGGAGAAGTCCTCGCGCGGGTCGAGGCTGTGCTCAGGCGAAGCCGTGCCCCCGCCGCGTCGAAGGAATCCTACCTGAACGGGCAACTGATCCTGGAGGAGAGCCGGTTTGTCGTCTCGCTTCACGGGCAGGCCATCCAGCTCTCCGGTCTGGAATGGTGGCTCCTTCGGTACCTGGCCAGGGAAGCTGGCCGTCTGGTGAGCCGCGAGGAGTTGATCGCGCATCTCTGGGGTGAAGACGGTCTGATCCACGACCACGAGCTCGACCGTCAGATCCAGCAGCTCGGCCGGAAGCTCAACGACGGGGCGCTCTGCGCGGGCAGCATCCTCAGGGCCCCCGGCGGCGGGTACCGGCTCTCGTCCCTCCGGCCGTAGCCTCCACGAAGCGCTCGATCCGGCTCGCGATCTCGTCCCGGACCCGGCGGAAGACTGCCCGGCGTTCCTCCTCGGTTCCCTGGGCCGCCGCCGGATCGTCGAAGCTCCAGTGCAGGACCGTTGCCGCACCGGGGAACACCGGACAACTCTCCCTGGCCCGGTCGCAGACGGTGACGACGTAGGCGAACGTCTCTCCCTGGAACTCTTCGATCCCCTTGGACCGGTGATGGGCGATGTCGAGGCCGATCTCGCGCATGACCTCGACGGCGCCGGGGTTCAGTCCGGCCGGCCGCGTACCGGCGCTGGCCACCTCGAACCGGTCCCCGGCCAGGTGACGCAGAAGCCCCTCCGCCATCTGGCTGCGACAGGAATTCCCCGTGCACAAAAACAGGACGCGTTTCTTCTCTCTCCGCTCGCCATTTTGCGCATCACCCGTCACGCATCACCCATCACGGTTTCCTGAGGGAACCAATGCCGGGTGCGGTTGCACAGGGAGCAGACCGAGAGCATGACCGGCACTTCCACGAGCACGCCGACGACGGTCGCCAGCGCAGCCCCGGATTCCGGGCCGAACAGGGCGATCGCGGTCGCCACGGCCAGCTCGAAGAAGTTGCTGGCCCCGATCAGGGCCCCGGGAGCGGCCACCGAGTGGGGAACTCGCCACAGTTTCATCAGCCCGTAGGCCAGGGACGCGTTGAAGTAGACCTGCAGGAGGATGGGGACGGCGATGAGCAGAACGTGGGCCAGCCGCCCCGTGACGTTGCCGGCCTGGAAGCCGAAGATCAGGACCAGGGTGGCCAATAGAGCCGCGACCGTCACCGGCGCGAAGCGGGGGAGGAGCACCTGCTCGAACCAGTGCCGCCCGTGCCGACGCACGAGCCAGCCGCGCAGCAGGGCCCCGAGGGTCAAGGGGATGACAATGAACGCGACGACGGAGGTGAGCAGCACCGTGAACGGGACGGAGAGGGAGGAGGCCCCGCTCACCAGGAAGCGGACGATCGGCGCGAACAGGACCAGCATGATCAGGTCGTTCACCGAAACCTGGACCAGCGTGTAGGCCGGATCCCCGTCGGTGAGGTAGCTCCACACGAAAACCATCGCGGTGCAGGGGGCCGCGGCCAGGATGATCGAGCCGGCGATGTACTGGTCCGCTTCTTCCGGCGCGATCCAGGGGGCGAAGAGGTGCCGGAAGAATAGCCAGGCGAGCAGCGCCATCGAGAAGGGTTTGACCACCCAGTTGACGAGCAGGGTGATCAGGAGCCCGCGGGGACGGGCGCCTGCCTGCCTCAACGACGAGAAGTCCACCTTCATCATCATCGGCGTGATCATCAGCCAGATGAGGACGGCGATGGGCAGGTTGATCTGGCTGCCCTGGCCCAGCTCCAGGCTCCGGAGCGCCTGGACCGTGGTCGGAGCCCAGGTGCCCCACAGGACTCCGGCCAGCATGCAGAAGCCGACCCAGACCGTCAGGTATCGCTCGAAAAGGTTTAGCCGCTTCGCCGGCGGAGCGGCGGACGCCACGGGCAGCGCAACTTCCATCACCACACCCTTCGTCACGTGTCACGCGTCACCCGTCACGCCTTCGTCGGCTTGCGCGCCCGCACGAAGGCGCTCATGAACTTACCGTCCACCGACGCGGCGACCGCGGCCGTGTCGAGTCCCGCCCCTTGCAGGAATTCCCTGGCGTCCTCGGCCCGGTAGATGCGGGTCGGCTCCACCTCGATGTCGGCAAACCCGGTCGCGGCCAGCTTGTCCCGGTACTCCGACTCCTCCAGCGCGCCGGCCACGCAACCGGCCCAAAGCTCGACGCTCCGGCGAATCTCGGGCGGCACGGAGCCGCGGACCACGATATCGGACACGGCGAGCCGGCCGCCCGGCTTCAGGACCCGGAAGGCCTCGGCCAAGGCCCTGTTCTTGTCCGCGGACAGGTTGATGACGCAGTTGGAGATCACGACGTCCACCGACCCGTCGGGCAGGGGGATCTGCTCGATCTCGCCCTTCAGGAATTCCACGTTCTCCACGCCGGCCTTCCGCTGGTTTTCGCGTGCCAGCTCCAGCATCTCGTCGGTCATGTCCAGGCCGTACGCCCGGCCGGTCGGCCCGACGCGCCTCGCCGAGAGAAACACGTCAATGCCGCCTCCGGAGCCCAGGTCCAGTACGGTCTCGCCCGGATTGAGTTGGGCGAGGGCCGTGGGATTGCCGCAGCCGAGTGAAGCCGCGAGCGCCTCGGCCGGAAGCCCCTCCTTGTCCTGAGCCCGATAGAGGTCGAAGGTGATCGGGTCCCAGTGATCGGTTGAAGAGGCTGGCCCGCAACAGGAGCTCCTGCCGCCTTTCGCCTCCAGCGCCGCCTGCCGGTACTGGCTTCGCACGACCGCCTTGATGTCTTCCTTTCTCATGGTCCACCTCCCAGTCACCACAACAAATTCCGTTGATGGATTCGGGCAAAAAAAGTCACTCACAACAGGAACGGGTCTGCGACCGTCCCGGTGCCCTCCGCTTGTTGAACGACGCCAGCAGGTCCGCGATCTGCTCCAGCGTCTCGCGGTTCAGGGAATAGTAAATCCACCGGCCCTCGCGCCGGTCATTGAGAATGCCCGCGTCCTTGAGCGTCTTGAGATGGAAGGACAAGCGTGACTGCCCGGTCTGGAGCACCTCCGTCAGATCGCAGACGCACTGCTCGCACTCGGCGAGACAGTCGATGATCCGCAGGCGCGTCTCATCCGACAGGGCATGGAACCAGCGGGCGGTTTGATCCAATGAGCGGGTTCCGACGAGAGACATGGCAGTCAATATATCAACCAAACTTGAAATGTCAAGGGCCGAAGGAGACGCTCACTGGAACCCGACGGCCCGGCGACCCTCCCTGGACCTCGACCCAAGGAGTCGAACACGTCCGCGAGCGATCCCCTCCAACAGCTCGGCCAGGTGAGCCGGCAGGACCCTGGCCCGTTTGCGCGCCTGCCGCCAGTCCTTCTCAACCCGTGCGACGGACTTCAGCGCCAGCTTGCGCGCCAGCCGGCGGAACTGGGCCCGTTCCTCGTATTCGCCCAGGACCGACTGGGCATGCTTCAACCACCCGACCATGTCCGGCCGTTCGCCCGGACGGCCGAGCGCCCATTCTTCCTGATACCGGACGGATTTGATCTTGAGCCGCAGCTGATGAAGCCGCTTCCGCTTGGGCTTGGCCTGGGCTTCCTGCACCAGCGTCCGGAGCCCGTCCATGTTGGCCTGCCGCAGCTCGGCCAGCCGGTGGGCCATCCACCCGGCCAGGGTCGGGGTGGGAGGAAGCGCATGCTCGCGCACGAGCCGATCAATCTCTCGATAGACCTGCCGGCGCCGGAGCCTGGCCAGCCTCTTGCGGATCCGTTTCCTGACCAGGCGCAGATCGGAACGGGGAGCGTCCGCTCGGGACAGGTACCGTTCAAAGACGTGAAGGGTCCTGAGCGGACTCAGGCGAGAGACACAGTCGGCCATGACCTCGGCGTTCGATGTCTCGCCAACCAATTCCAGATACGCTTGCAACCGCCTGAGGTGGGTCCGCAGCCGGTGCAGGGTCTTGGACCGGTCATCCCCCTGCGACAATCGCTCGAGGGCGTGGAACACCACGGCCCGGTACCTGGCAGCCCGATCGTCCCCCGGCCGATTTTCAATCGCAACCATTTGAATAAACGTGAGAATTTGACGGAGAGCTTGCGACGGATGGAGAAACCCTAGCACGAACCGGGAAACCGATCAAGGCGCTTCAGCTCCCCCGATGACTTGTGCTAGACTGCCCGTCCCTATGGATTGCCTCCTGTTCAGACACGGCCTCGCCGTGGATCGGGAAGAGTGGAAAGGCCCGGAGCCGGAACGGCCGCTGACCGCCAGGGGGATCGAGAAGACCAGGCAGGCGGTGCGCGGATTGGTGAAGCTGGGGATCACGCCCACGCATCTGCTCGCCAGCCCCTTCGTCCGGGCACTGGAGACCGCCAGGCTGATCCGCGAAGTCTCCCGCGCGCGGGTCGAGCTACAGGCCTGCGAAGAGCTCGTGCCCGACGCTCCGCCGGACAAGCTCCTCCCGCTGCTGGCCAACCTGCCTGAAGACGCTTGCGTCATCTGCGTGGGCCATGAGCCCCACCTGGGCGAGGCGGCCGGAGTCATGCTGTTCGGCAAGCCGGTCGGCGGGCTCTCGCTCAAGAAGGCCGGGGCCTGCTGCGTCCGGTTCGAGCGGGGTCCGAAAATCGGGCAGGGGCTCCTGCGCTGGTGGCTGACTCCGTCCCAGCTCAGGGAGCTGGGGAAAACTTAGTCGCCCGCACGTCCCAGCCGGCCCTCGGCCGGAGCTTCCTCGGCCGGCTCCGCGAGGCGGACCGGCTTCTGCCTCCCGTTCTTGAGCAGGGGCTCGATCTTCGCGCGCAGGAGGTCCTGGATCTCCTCCGGAGGCTTGCGGGCGTCGATCACTTCGAAGGAAAACTCCTCGGCCATCTTGTCGAACTCTTCGATCAGCATGGCCTGGTACTTCTTGAAGCTGTCGTAGAGGTCGGCGCTCAGCTTCAAATCCATCCCGGACTCCCAGTAGTTCATGCCCTTGGTCTCGATGACCCGCAAGGCCAGCGTGTCCACGTCGATGCGCAGGTAGCAGACGAGGTCCGGCACGACCGCGAAGCCGAAGACGTCCCGGATCCACTTGCGGTCTCCGCTCCGCACCGTGTCGCGCGCGAAGGCCGTGTAGATGTACCGGTCGGCCAGAACGATGAAGCCGGACCGCAGGGCCGGGATGATCTGGTGCTCCAGCCGGTCCGCGAAGTCCGTCGCGTAGAGCAGGCTGAAGGACCAACGGTCCAGGATGTTCCCCTGCTTGGCCACCTCGATGGTCTTGGACATCAGGCTGGATCTAGTCCAGCCGGTCGTCACGACCCCGTACCCCTGCACCTCCAGCCATTCCTGGAGCAGCTCGATGTGCGTGGAGCGGCCCACGCCGTCCGTTCCCTCAATCGCGATCAGCTTGCCCTTCAGGTCACTCAGATTTAGGTACGGCAAACCGTCGCCAAAATAGCGCCTCCCGTTTTCCATGCGTGCCCCGTTTCGGCTTGTAGTGCTCGATCGCCTGAGAGACGCGCTGGCGCATCTCGTTCTGCTGCTCTTCGATCTCCTGGGTCGCGTCCATCGTGATCAGCCCGTACTCGTCCACGATCTTCTCGTATTCGGCCAGGATGCGGGACTGGAAGATGCGGAAGCTCTCGGTCAAGTCCTGGCTGAGCCCCATGTCCATGCCGGCTTCGTAGTACTTGAGCTGCGCCCTCGTCCCGCCCAGGAGCCGGCCGATCGCTATCTCGATCGGCACCTTGAAGTAGAAGGCGAGATCGGGCCGGATCGCGAAGTTGTAGAGCTTGCGCACCCAGGCCGGAGAGACCCCGCGCACCGCGTCGCGCGCGAACGCGGTGTACACGTACCGGTCCGCCAGCACGATCATGCCGGCCTTCAGCGGCGGCAGGATGTCGTGGTAGAGCCGGTTCGCGAAGTCGGTCGCGTGCAGCAGGCTGAACGTGGTCGGCGTGAGCGCCTTGCTCTTTTTCCCGCGTTTGGTCGTCTCGCGGACCAGCTCGGAGGAGTTCCACTCGGTGAAGAACACGTTGTAGCCCTTGGCCAGCAGCCATTTCTGGAGCAGCAGCAGTTGCGTGCTTTTTCCGGACCCGTCGATCCCCTCGACGATGATCAGCTTGCCCGGAAACGAATGGGGCTGCTCGAACGTCAACGGCGCCGCGCTCATGGGCTCTCTCCCTCGGGAACGCGGGTCACGAAGTGGACCGGCCGCTTGAAGACCTGCTCAAACAGGTCGGCGCGGCTCTTGGCCGCCCAGATTTCCAGCTCCGGATCGCCCGCCGTCTTGAGCGTGATCGTGACGGGCTTCCCCAGCCTCACCTCCAGGTCCTGGATGACCGAGAAGTGGCTCCGGTCCAGGGCGTCGGCGATGCGCAGGAGCGCGCTCAGCACGTCCAGGACCCGCCGGCTCCGCGAGGACAGGGCCTTCAGCGGGGCGTGGTCGTCCCGAGGCAGGGCCCGCCGGTGGTACCGGGCGACGTTCGCGATCATCTCGATCTCCTCGGCCGTCAGCCCGGACAGGTCGCTGTGCGTGATCAGGTAGTAGGCGTGCTTGTGGTGCTGCCGAGAATTGATGAGATAGCCGATGTCGTGCAGGAGCGCCGCGTACTCCAGCCACTCCCGCTCCCGTTCCCCCAGGCCGTGCAGGGGCTCGGTCTGGTCGAAGAGCCGCCCGGCCAGCTCGGCCACGTGGCGGGAATGGGTCTCGGGGTAATGGCAGCGGCGGGCCAGGTAGACGACGTGGCGCCGGCGGACGTTGGGGATCTCCTGCTCGGCCTTGATCCCTTCCCGGTGTTTTTCGATGAAGTCGTAAATCAAGCCTTCCCGGATCGCCTTGTCGCTGATCGTCAGCTCGTCGTGTCCGATCCGGTCCATCAGGATCCGGAGGACCATGGTGGCCGGCAGCAGCGTGTCGGCCCGCTTGGGGTCCAGCCCCGGAATGGCCAGGCGGGTCTTGAAGCTGGCGTCCCGCAGCAGCTCCTCCACGGCCTTGACCTCTTTCCTGGCGATCCTGGCCATGTTGATCTGGGGAATCGGACGGCCGGTGCGCCGCAGGTAGACGATTTCGGCGAGGTTGGCCGCCATGCCGGAGGTGGCCACCAGCCGGTCGAACTCCCTGGTCCGGAACCGCTGCAGGGCCGCCTTCAACTGCGATTCGACGGCCTGCTGCATCTCCCGCAGCATGGACTTGGTCGGCGGATCCTGCTTGAGGTACAGGTCCTTCAGCCGGATCGCGCCCAGCTTGAGGCTCTGTCCCTGGATCATCCGCCTGGGATTACCGTGAATCAGCTCGACCGAGCCTCCGCCCACGTCCACCACCAGGGTCGAGCGATCGGCCAGGTCCATGCTGTGCCGGACCCCCAGATAGATCAGGCGGGCCTCCTCCTGCCCGGTCACGACGCGGACCGTCAGCCCGGTCTGCCGGGCCACCTCCTCGATGAACTCGCCGCCGTTCTTGGCTTCGCGCACGGCGCTGGTGGCCACCGCTTCGATCCGGTCATAGCCCTTGTTGCGGGCCAGGGTGGCCAGGGTCCGGATCACCTCCAGCCCCCTCGCCATGGCCGCCTCCGAGAGGCGATGCGCCTTGAACGTCCCGTCCCCCAGACGCGTCATGTCCTTGAAACGGTCCAGGATCTTGTAGGAGAAGTCGGACTCGACCTCCGCCAGAACCATGTGGATGGAATTGGTCCCGATGTCGAGGATGGCGAGCTTCGTCATGGATGGCAGCTTAGAGGGAGGGCTGCGCCAAGTCAATCGGCTCTTTTACAAATATATTCAAGTAGTTGCGTTGACGACCGAGCCGCCAGTCCGCGCGGCCCAGTCAGCGGGAACGGCCCTAGCCAGCCGTGTGCCGGATGATCTTGCCTTCGACCAGGTAGACGACCAACTCGGCGACGTTGGTCGCATGGTCGGCGATGCGCTCGATGTATTTGGCGATGAACGTCAGGCGAATGGAACGGGAGATCGTGCGGGGGTCCTCCAACATGAAGGACAGAAGCTCCCGAAACAACTGGTGCGTCAGGTCGTCAACGAAATCGTCGTCCTTGAGGACCTTCCGGGCCAGAGCGACGTCCCCCTTCACGAACGCGTCGATGCTCTCTTTCACCATCGTGCGGGCCCAGTTCCCCATGCGCGGGATGTCGATGTACGGCTTGAGCTGCGGCTCCTCGTTCAGCTCGACGGCCCGCTCGCAGATGTTCTCGGCCAGGTCGCTGATCCGCTCGAGCTCCGTGGCGATCTTCATCGCGGTCGTGATGAGGCGCAGGTCCCGCGCCGCGGGCTGGTGCAGCGCCAGCAGCCGGATGCAATCTTCGTCGATCTCGACGTCCAGCGCGTTGACCTCGTGGTCCCGTTCGATCACCTGCTTGGCCAGGCCGGAGTCGCGGGACACCAGGGCGGAGAGGGCCTTGTTGATCTGATCCTCCGCGAGCGCCGCCATCCGCAGCAGCTTCTGCTTCAGATCGGCAAGCTCGTCGTCGAAATGCCGCTGCATTCAACCCCCGTGATGGGTGATCAGTGATGTGTGATGGGGGCAGTCTCCGTGGGTTTCACCGATCACCCATGACCCATCACCGAATCTCAGCCGAACCGTCCCGTGATGTAGTCCTCGGTCTGCTTCTGGGCCGGATTCGTGAACAGGCGCTGGGTCGGCCCGAACTCCACCAGCTCGCCGAGATACATGAAGGCCGCCCAGTCGGACACCCGCGCGGCCTGCTGCATGTTGTGCGTCACGATCAGAATCGTCACTTTCCGCTTCAACGTCAGCAGCAGCTCTTCGATGCTGGCCGTCGCGATGGGGTCGAGCGCGGAAGTCGGCTCGTCCAACAATAACATCTCCGGGTCCGTCGCCAGCGCCCGCGCGATGCAGAGCCGCTGCTGCTGCCCGCCGGACAGGGAGAACGCCTGCGCCGGCAGCCGGTCCTTGACCTCGTCCCACAGCGCCGCGCTCCGCAGTGCCTGCTCCACCTTTTCGTCCAGCAGGCTCCGCGCGCCCAGGCCGCGCACCCGCAGGCCGTAGGCCACGTTCTCGTAAATGGACTTAGGAAACGGGTTGGGCTTCTGAAACACCATGGCGATCCGCATCCGCACCTCGATGGGATCCATGTCGTGCGACAGGATGTTGCGCTCGTCGGGATAGAGGATGATTTCCCCGTCGTAGCCGTTGCCGGCGTAGAGGTCGTGCATCCGGTTGAAGCAGCGCAGGAAGGTGGATTTGCCGCAGCCGGAGGGACCGATCAGCGCCGTGATCTGGCACTCGGCGATCGGCACGGAGATGGCCTTCAACGCCGGGCGGCCGCCGTAGGAGAAACTGAGCGATCGCGTTTCGGCCTTGAGCGGCTTCGGCCGGTCATGGGATTCGTCCGTATACACGCCGCCTCCTACCACGTGATCCGTTTGCGCACGCGATACCTCAAAAAGATCGCCACCCCGTTCATGGCCAAGGTCATCACGACCAGGATGACTCCCGCCGCGGCGGCGTTCGCGAGAAACTCCGCGCCGGGCCTCGACACCCACGTGAACATTTGAATCGGCAGGACCGTAAACGGCGAGAGCAGCCACTCGAAGGACACGAACGGCGGGTCCGTCGTGAGCGGAGCCGGCGGCAGAAAGGCGATGAAGGTCAAGGCCCCGATCGTGATGACCGGAGCGGTCTCGCCGATGGCCCGGCTCAACGCCAGAATGACGCCGGTCAGGATCCCCGCGGTCGAGTAGGGCAGGACATGATGCCGGACGGTCTGCCATTTGGTCGCACCCAGCGCGTAGGCGGCCTCTCGAATCTCCACCGGGATGGCCCGGATGGCTTCCCGCGTCGCCACGATGACGATCGGAAGGATGAGCAACGCCAGCGTCAGACCGGCGGCGAGCAGGCTCTCGCCCAGACCCAGGAGGTACACGAACAGGCCCAGCGCCAGCAGGCCGTAGATGATGGACGGCACCCCGGCCAGATTCGTGACCGTGACTTCGATCAACTGCGTGAGCCAGTTCTTCCTGGCGTACTCCTCCAAGTAGATCCCCGCCGCGACGCCGAGCGGGACTCCGACGAGCGCCGTCACCAGCATGGTCAGGCTGGAGCCCACCCACGCCGGCAAGATCCCCGCCTGCTCCGCATGGCGGGAGGGAAAGGAGGTCAAGAATTGCCAGTCAATCCGGGCCATCCCCTCGACCACGAGCCGGCCGAACAACAGCACCAGCGTGAGGACTCCCACGGCAAGGGAGAGCAGCCCCAGGGCCATGAACATCCGTTCGGCGACCTTACGCCGGAGCAGGGACCGTCGCAGCGGTGTGGATGCGGTGCCCGGCATCAATAGACTTCCCGGAACCGTCTGCGCATGAGATGGCCCAGAACGTTGAAGAGCAGGGTCATGAGCGCGAGGACGAGGCCGGCCGCGAAAATGCTCTGGTACCCGATGCTGCCGTGCGGCAAATCACCAAGCGCCACCTGGACGATGTAGGCCGTGATCGTCGCCGCCGGCTCCATCGGATTCCACGTCAAGCTCGGATTCTGGCCCGCCGCGATCGCCACCACCATCGTCTCGCCGACCGCGCGCGAGACCCCCAGGACGTAGGCCGCCACCAGGCCGGACATCGCGCCCGGCACCACGACCCGCAAGGCGGTTTGCAGACGGGTGGCGCCCATGGCGTACGAACCCTCCCGCAAGGTCATCGGCACCGCGCGCATGGCATCCTCGCTCAACGAGATCACGAACGGCATGATCATGATGCCGATGACCAGACCGGGCCCGAGCATGTTGAAGCCGGGCAGATCGGGCCAGAGGACCTGCAACGACGGAGTGACGACCAGGAGAGCAAAGTATCCGTACACGACGGTGGGCACGGCGCCCAGGAGTTCCAGCAGGGGTTTGATCAGCTCGCGCAGGCGCGCCGGGGCGAACTCGGAAAGGTAAATCGCCGCAACCGTGCCCAACGGGACCGCCACCAGGAGCCCCACGCCGCTGGTGACGAGGGTCCCCGCCAGCAGCGGCAGGATGCCGTAGCGGGGGTCCGCGAACAGCGGCGTCCACAAGGTATCGGTCAAGAAATCCTTGAGCGAGACCGTACGGAAAAAGCCAACAGACTCGTAGAGCAGGACGGCCACGATCGTCACGGTCGTGGCGACGGAGGCCAACGCGGCGAGGAAGAGTGCCCCCTCGATCAGCCGCTCGTGAAGCCGGTGTCGGCGGCGTCGGGCAAGGGCCGGCGTTTCGGTGCGCGGCTCTGTCATCCGAACCGTCTCTTGCGCGACGAGCAGCGACTCATCCATCCGACGCACACCCCCTCGGGTTCCTGCGATT includes the following:
- the pstA gene encoding phosphate ABC transporter permease PstA; the encoded protein is MPGTASTPLRRSLLRRKVAERMFMALGLLSLAVGVLTLVLLFGRLVVEGMARIDWQFLTSFPSRHAEQAGILPAWVGSSLTMLVTALVGVPLGVAAGIYLEEYARKNWLTQLIEVTVTNLAGVPSIIYGLLALGLFVYLLGLGESLLAAGLTLALLILPIVIVATREAIRAIPVEIREAAYALGATKWQTVRHHVLPYSTAGILTGVILALSRAIGETAPVITIGALTFIAFLPPAPLTTDPPFVSFEWLLSPFTVLPIQMFTWVSRPGAEFLANAAAAGVILVVMTLAMNGVAIFLRYRVRKRITW
- the pstC gene encoding phosphate ABC transporter permease subunit PstC yields the protein MTEPRTETPALARRRRHRLHERLIEGALFLAALASVATTVTIVAVLLYESVGFFRTVSLKDFLTDTLWTPLFADPRYGILPLLAGTLVTSGVGLLVAVPLGTVAAIYLSEFAPARLRELIKPLLELLGAVPTVVYGYFALLVVTPSLQVLWPDLPGFNMLGPGLVIGIMIMPFVISLSEDAMRAVPMTLREGSYAMGATRLQTALRVVVPGAMSGLVAAYVLGVSRAVGETMVVAIAAGQNPSLTWNPMEPAATITAYIVQVALGDLPHGSIGYQSIFAAGLVLALMTLLFNVLGHLMRRRFREVY